One Plantibacter sp. Leaf314 DNA segment encodes these proteins:
- a CDS encoding acyltransferase: MRVRRRATSRGRVGCRGVARDDVHRASGRRGCNLPVIARLTELGNYAVPVFITLSGYVLMLPVARTTNFELRGGFWRYLWRRAKRILPPYYASFVLIATVPALQSGNDTAWFNKVPITLEGVAHTSC; the protein is encoded by the coding sequence GTGCGAGTTCGCCGACGGGCTACGAGCCGTGGCCGCGTTGGCTGTCGCGGTGTTGCACGCGACGACGTTCACCGGGCATCTGGGAGACGCGGATGCAACCTCCCCGTCATCGCACGCCTCACGGAGCTCGGGAACTACGCCGTCCCCGTCTTCATCACCCTGTCGGGCTACGTCCTGATGCTGCCGGTGGCGCGGACCACTAACTTCGAACTGCGTGGGGGCTTCTGGCGGTACCTGTGGCGACGCGCGAAGCGTATCCTCCCGCCCTACTACGCCTCCTTCGTCCTGATCGCCACGGTGCCCGCGCTCCAGTCCGGGAACGACACCGCCTGGTTCAACAAGGTCCCCATCACTCTTGAGGGCGTCGCTCACACTTCCTGCTGA
- a CDS encoding acyltransferase, producing MAEPLVMVVVALAVGPVVSYAFPNAGSGNYWMIGLFALGMAAALVTVRGTRIPAPWFGWGALGVGILAAAWMIFVTPHTRNEQIISDTLAGTAIALALVSMGRAAVDGRVNPGRRVLEWRPLVWIGLWSYSIYLIHSPVLALANILLLPLELPTFVNWLLLVLVVLPVALSLAYGFFWLVERHFITSHQKRVINERVDPDASGKVA from the coding sequence GTGGCTGAGCCCCTGGTCATGGTCGTCGTCGCTCTGGCGGTGGGGCCGGTTGTCTCCTACGCCTTCCCGAACGCCGGATCCGGCAATTACTGGATGATCGGGCTGTTCGCGCTCGGCATGGCGGCGGCGCTCGTCACCGTCCGCGGCACCCGCATCCCCGCCCCGTGGTTCGGGTGGGGAGCGCTCGGGGTGGGGATTCTCGCTGCAGCGTGGATGATCTTCGTGACTCCACACACTCGGAACGAGCAGATCATCAGCGACACGCTCGCCGGTACCGCGATCGCCCTCGCGCTGGTGTCGATGGGACGTGCCGCCGTCGACGGACGTGTGAACCCGGGACGGCGTGTGTTGGAATGGCGTCCGCTCGTCTGGATCGGGCTGTGGTCGTACAGCATCTACCTCATTCACTCGCCGGTACTCGCGCTGGCGAACATCCTCCTCCTGCCGCTCGAGCTGCCGACCTTCGTGAACTGGCTGCTGCTCGTGCTCGTTGTGCTTCCGGTCGCCCTCTCGCTTGCGTACGGATTCTTCTGGCTCGTGGAGCGACACTTCATCACCAGCCACCAGAAGCGCGTCATCAATGAGCGCGTGGACCCCGATGCCTCCGGGAAGGTCGCATGA
- a CDS encoding lipopolysaccharide biosynthesis protein codes for MTDGESDGLRKKATQSIGWIVLERWSSRVLTLVVIAVMTRLLSPSDFGLVSMATVVIALLQVFVESGFVTVLVQRKDLGPKDASTAFWTSVSLSVLLYTALFFSAPLLASLFGEPQLVDVLRVLGLSLPVSSLAQVPAALLERSFGFKSLAVRQVGGALCGATAAILVAVAGGGVWALVTQTLVTSTASVIILWTATAWRPSFEFSFVALRSMWSMGLRIIGIGLLDAVQQNIDKLIVGAFFSTEVLGYYYLAQRIGTILIELVTTVMSRVTLTTFSKVQDDLPRLNRIFLQMTFASAAIGVPLFGLVAVFAVQIVPFAFGPGWDQTAPLIWILACGWAFGAVMYFDRSAFLSIGRADVALWVAVLQNIVGVALVFALLPFGIVGVALSRWSRIVTWPVRIRILHRLIGLPAGKYLAQVFRSVGAMVPVVVGIALLQQTAWARGDHAFWTFAVPLAVLGSIVYAALLWWFAGSENRLVLRQIIGPILRRITRRFRRNA; via the coding sequence ATGACCGACGGCGAGAGCGACGGGCTCAGAAAGAAGGCGACCCAGTCGATCGGCTGGATCGTTCTCGAACGATGGAGCTCGCGCGTCCTGACCCTCGTCGTGATCGCCGTCATGACGCGGCTCCTGTCACCTTCGGACTTCGGTCTCGTCTCCATGGCGACCGTCGTCATCGCCCTCCTGCAGGTGTTCGTCGAATCCGGCTTCGTCACCGTCCTGGTCCAACGCAAGGATCTCGGACCGAAGGACGCGTCCACCGCGTTCTGGACGTCGGTTTCGCTCAGTGTGCTGCTGTACACGGCGCTGTTCTTCTCCGCTCCGCTCCTCGCCTCGCTGTTCGGCGAACCTCAACTGGTCGACGTCCTGCGCGTGCTCGGCCTGAGCCTGCCGGTGTCGTCACTCGCCCAGGTACCCGCGGCGCTGCTGGAGCGCTCGTTCGGGTTCAAGTCCCTCGCCGTCCGCCAGGTCGGCGGAGCGCTCTGCGGTGCGACGGCGGCGATCCTTGTCGCCGTCGCCGGAGGCGGCGTCTGGGCCCTCGTGACCCAGACACTGGTCACGAGCACGGCCTCGGTGATCATCCTCTGGACGGCGACGGCGTGGCGACCGAGCTTCGAGTTCTCGTTCGTCGCACTGCGCTCCATGTGGTCCATGGGACTGCGCATCATCGGCATCGGGCTCCTCGATGCCGTGCAACAGAACATCGACAAGCTCATCGTCGGTGCGTTCTTCAGCACCGAGGTGCTCGGCTACTACTACCTGGCTCAGCGCATCGGCACGATCCTCATTGAACTGGTCACCACCGTCATGTCCCGGGTGACACTGACGACGTTCTCGAAGGTGCAGGACGATCTTCCACGCTTGAACCGCATCTTCCTCCAGATGACGTTCGCCTCCGCGGCCATCGGCGTGCCCCTGTTCGGACTGGTAGCCGTGTTCGCGGTGCAGATCGTGCCGTTCGCCTTCGGGCCGGGCTGGGACCAGACGGCGCCGCTGATCTGGATCCTCGCGTGCGGCTGGGCGTTCGGCGCCGTCATGTACTTCGATCGGAGCGCGTTCCTGTCGATCGGCAGAGCGGACGTGGCCCTGTGGGTCGCCGTCCTGCAGAACATCGTCGGCGTCGCGCTCGTCTTCGCTCTGCTTCCGTTCGGGATCGTCGGAGTCGCCCTGTCGCGATGGTCCAGGATCGTCACGTGGCCCGTGCGCATCCGCATCCTTCACAGGTTGATCGGTCTCCCTGCCGGAAAGTATCTTGCACAGGTGTTCCGAAGCGTGGGTGCCATGGTCCCCGTCGTCGTCGGTATCGCCCTCCTGCAGCAGACGGCCTGGGCTCGTGGCGACCACGCGTTCTGGACTTTCGCCGTTCCGCTCGCGGTCCTCGGGTCGATCGTGTACGCGGCCCTGCTCTGGTGGTTCGCCGGCAGCGAGAACCGGCTGGTCCTTCGTCAGATCATCGGACCGATCCTTCGCCGGATCACACGCCGATTCCGCCGGAACGCCTGA
- a CDS encoding glycosyltransferase family A protein — MLAFITTLRHPQNSVDYGRVERLLEDTLRSVTQQTSDDYVVIIVGNRRPDFELPPRTEFVEVDFPAPAPATGAQTARAPFVWDKGTKLGIGLIAAARHDPSHVMIFDADDFVHRDLAATVSANPDHGGWVIHDGWMYSRARNVYVPQADFNRTCGTCFIVPIGAYGVPTHLSEGASQEAVAEAYGERLNEIMGAHRNAESWYREHGHALRTLPYRGAVYHVDTGENHSGKSLAGVARPLSAAMERDFGIRPSRGPLNTLWSAFGPSAVATDLSALLRRAIRPLRRRTRR, encoded by the coding sequence ATGCTCGCGTTCATCACGACGCTGCGGCACCCGCAGAACTCGGTCGACTACGGGCGTGTGGAGCGGCTGCTCGAGGACACGCTGCGCTCGGTCACGCAGCAGACGTCCGATGACTACGTGGTGATCATCGTGGGCAATCGGCGACCGGACTTCGAGCTGCCGCCTCGCACCGAGTTCGTCGAGGTCGACTTCCCGGCGCCGGCGCCGGCGACCGGAGCGCAGACCGCACGGGCCCCCTTCGTCTGGGACAAGGGCACGAAGCTCGGTATCGGGCTCATCGCCGCCGCTCGGCACGATCCTTCGCACGTGATGATCTTCGACGCTGACGACTTCGTCCACCGCGATCTAGCCGCGACGGTGTCGGCGAATCCCGACCACGGTGGTTGGGTGATCCACGACGGCTGGATGTATTCACGGGCACGAAACGTGTACGTCCCGCAGGCCGACTTCAACCGAACCTGCGGAACGTGTTTCATCGTCCCGATCGGTGCCTACGGGGTGCCCACGCACCTCTCGGAAGGTGCCTCACAGGAAGCGGTCGCGGAGGCCTACGGTGAACGCCTGAACGAGATCATGGGCGCCCACCGGAATGCGGAGAGCTGGTACCGGGAACACGGCCATGCCTTGCGGACACTTCCGTACCGGGGCGCGGTCTACCACGTGGACACCGGGGAGAACCACTCCGGGAAGTCGCTCGCAGGAGTCGCTCGCCCGCTTTCGGCCGCCATGGAACGCGACTTCGGGATCCGCCCCTCGCGAGGACCATTGAACACGCTGTGGTCCGCGTTCGGCCCGTCGGCTGTCGCCACCGATCTCTCCGCGCTGCTCCGTCGGGCGATCCGTCCGCTGCGCCGGCGCACTCGGCGATGA
- a CDS encoding polysaccharide pyruvyl transferase family protein codes for MRAIRDPLRLARARELDDCGVVSRMRTRGCLCSCTVLHREPHRSVRDSTRGLAHRLLQSRARVRHRIEDCVRLSHADAEYLRTLREATEHTLRDAIGDTVDVALLDAPNQTNVGDSLIWAGEIAYFRRLGLRIRYIADIATFDPAALRRAMPSGVVLLHGGGNFGDLWMGHQNHRERIVKELPDYRVVQLSQSIYFASEARAAQADEIIGKHPDFRLLLRDSLSMERAAKQLPSLQPVFCQDMALGFDPPAQERSARGTDVLVIARRDKEAMSGLHDVGDDWGDGLSVTSTDWHSEGWLAVRYRTARRLMKLHHFLVRVRRRLGWTPTLPQWAVQRLITSLNVINITGALRWYAAADIVVVDRLHAHVLALLLGIDHVALDNNYRKIGAVFDDYTGRFSTANYATDTAVAKATVQSLTAL; via the coding sequence ATGCGCGCGATTCGTGACCCACTGCGGCTCGCACGAGCAAGGGAACTCGACGATTGTGGGGTAGTCAGTAGGATGAGGACGAGGGGTTGTCTGTGCAGCTGCACGGTCCTTCACCGAGAACCGCATCGCAGCGTTCGCGACTCCACTCGAGGACTAGCTCATCGACTGCTGCAGTCGCGCGCGCGTGTCAGACATCGAATCGAGGATTGTGTGCGACTGAGCCACGCTGATGCCGAGTACCTGCGTACCCTCAGGGAGGCCACCGAGCACACCCTGCGAGACGCGATCGGCGACACGGTGGACGTGGCCCTCCTGGACGCCCCGAACCAGACCAACGTCGGAGACTCGTTGATCTGGGCGGGAGAGATCGCGTACTTCCGGCGTCTCGGACTCCGCATCCGGTACATCGCCGACATCGCCACCTTCGATCCCGCGGCACTCCGCCGTGCGATGCCCTCAGGAGTCGTCCTCCTTCACGGCGGCGGGAACTTCGGCGACCTTTGGATGGGGCATCAAAACCATCGCGAGCGGATCGTCAAGGAACTGCCGGACTACCGCGTCGTGCAGCTGTCGCAATCGATCTACTTCGCCTCCGAGGCTCGCGCCGCGCAGGCCGACGAGATCATCGGCAAGCACCCGGATTTCCGGCTGCTGCTTCGCGACTCCCTCTCGATGGAGCGCGCCGCCAAGCAGCTCCCCTCCTTGCAGCCGGTGTTCTGCCAGGACATGGCGCTCGGATTCGATCCTCCGGCACAGGAACGCAGCGCCCGGGGCACCGATGTGCTCGTCATCGCCCGGCGTGACAAGGAAGCCATGTCGGGCCTGCACGACGTCGGCGATGACTGGGGTGACGGCCTGTCAGTCACCAGCACCGACTGGCACAGTGAAGGCTGGCTCGCGGTGCGCTATCGCACTGCGCGACGGCTGATGAAGCTCCACCACTTCCTCGTCCGAGTGCGTCGGCGTCTCGGCTGGACGCCGACGTTGCCGCAGTGGGCGGTTCAGCGTCTCATCACCTCCCTGAACGTCATCAACATCACCGGAGCACTGCGGTGGTACGCCGCCGCGGACATCGTCGTCGTCGACCGGCTCCACGCGCATGTCCTGGCGCTGCTGTTGGGTATCGACCATGTCGCGTTGGATAACAACTACCGGAAGATCGGAGCGGTGTTCGACGATTACACCGGTCGATTCTCAACGGCGAACTATGCGACCGACACCGCAGTCGCGAAGGCGACTGTCCAGAGTCTGACGGCGCTCTGA
- a CDS encoding CPBP family intramembrane glutamic endopeptidase: protein MTTGQTEPSPTPRQRRAEDRRATAALPYTPPDGSRWGAGTALVVLVIALALLVVLRGALPAVLGDTQLADLLLWTVFYGGILIALAIICKRFGTGSWVTDFGLQFRWFDVFIGLGSAIGIRLIAGMIDGFVITLMGGTPKSNLAPPAPEIGWVILNSVIAVAIVAPICEELLFRGLLLRGFRNTILRGRPSGAVRGGAGATPSTSRRRTAAVVSVGASALLFAAVHLYEGWGSPITMVTLGLTILVLGVVNGVYAATTKRLGPGIWTHMWFNGMAAAIVIAGSGAS from the coding sequence ATGACCACCGGACAGACCGAGCCGTCGCCGACCCCGCGCCAGCGACGAGCCGAGGACCGCCGGGCCACCGCCGCCCTGCCCTACACCCCACCGGACGGCAGCCGATGGGGAGCCGGCACCGCCCTGGTCGTCCTCGTCATCGCCCTCGCGCTCCTCGTCGTCCTGCGCGGCGCGCTCCCCGCCGTCCTGGGTGACACCCAACTCGCCGACCTCCTCCTCTGGACCGTCTTCTACGGCGGCATCCTCATCGCCTTGGCCATCATCTGCAAACGGTTCGGCACCGGCTCCTGGGTCACGGACTTCGGGCTGCAGTTCCGCTGGTTCGACGTCTTCATCGGTCTCGGCTCGGCGATCGGCATCCGGCTCATCGCCGGCATGATCGACGGCTTCGTCATCACCCTCATGGGTGGAACACCGAAATCGAACCTGGCACCCCCGGCCCCCGAGATCGGGTGGGTGATCCTCAACTCGGTGATCGCCGTCGCCATCGTCGCGCCCATCTGCGAGGAGCTCCTCTTCCGCGGGCTGCTCCTCCGGGGCTTCCGGAACACGATCCTCCGCGGGCGACCGTCGGGCGCGGTCCGCGGTGGCGCGGGAGCGACCCCGTCGACCTCGCGCCGCCGCACCGCAGCCGTGGTCTCCGTCGGCGCGAGCGCGCTGCTGTTCGCCGCCGTCCACCTCTACGAGGGTTGGGGCAGCCCGATCACCATGGTGACCCTCGGCCTCACGATCCTCGTGCTCGGCGTCGTCAACGGCGTGTACGCCGCCACCACCAAGCGACTCGGCCCCGGCATCTGGACCCACATGTGGTTCAACGGCATGGCCGCCGCAATCGTGATCGCGGGGAGCGGCGCGAGTTGA
- a CDS encoding signal peptidase I yields MTRTLADTIDVTGRQRPRRSVASVVGSTLLNLAALGGVVCIVLVILATCFNITLIMFKTGSMSPTIPTGSLALVREIPASDIRVGDVVTVDRPGQLPVTHRVTSVTDGGEGAPGSQRLITMQGDANLSEDPEPYRVETVRIVLGSVPGLAAIVIWFSNPWVLGGLTLACSVLVGWAFWPRSGRNDPPGGTGGRRTPAAPAAKAPNRRPARHAALRSTPLAVVLGTGLALGAAAGPAHAEPQVDVVSGEAVVLTSVGDPTAMQNLGPGRSTPWQVGIHTKPAATPGSIDVSMVGSGSSALGLVMEVDACSVRWTSAGCEGTTTHLFDEMPVPVDGVERAVLSMRSTEAWWVRFDVRMPAGAAAADASVALTLMADGIGDDVSVSASPMTTLPRTGANVEFAIWAAAGAVILGLVGAWTGALRQRARLAKAGR; encoded by the coding sequence GTGACCCGGACCCTCGCGGACACCATCGACGTCACCGGACGGCAGCGACCCCGCCGTTCGGTGGCGTCGGTCGTCGGGAGCACCCTGTTGAACCTCGCGGCCCTCGGCGGCGTGGTCTGCATCGTGCTCGTGATCCTCGCCACCTGCTTCAACATCACGCTCATCATGTTCAAGACGGGTTCCATGAGCCCGACCATCCCGACCGGCTCGCTCGCCCTGGTGCGGGAGATCCCGGCGTCGGACATCCGCGTCGGCGACGTCGTGACGGTCGACCGCCCCGGGCAGCTCCCCGTGACCCACCGGGTCACCTCGGTGACGGACGGTGGCGAAGGCGCACCGGGATCGCAGCGCCTGATCACGATGCAGGGGGACGCGAACCTGTCCGAGGATCCTGAGCCCTACCGTGTGGAGACGGTCAGGATCGTCCTCGGCTCGGTGCCCGGCCTCGCCGCCATCGTCATCTGGTTCTCGAACCCGTGGGTCCTCGGCGGCCTGACGCTCGCCTGTTCGGTGCTCGTCGGCTGGGCGTTCTGGCCGCGTTCCGGACGGAACGATCCGCCCGGAGGGACCGGCGGACGGCGGACCCCGGCTGCCCCGGCGGCCAAGGCTCCGAACCGGCGACCTGCACGGCACGCCGCCCTCCGTTCCACACCCCTCGCCGTCGTCCTCGGGACAGGCCTCGCGCTCGGCGCCGCAGCTGGTCCGGCGCACGCGGAACCGCAGGTCGACGTCGTCTCCGGCGAGGCCGTCGTGCTCACCTCGGTGGGCGACCCGACGGCCATGCAGAACCTCGGCCCCGGCCGGTCGACACCGTGGCAGGTGGGCATCCACACGAAGCCGGCGGCGACGCCGGGGTCCATCGACGTCTCCATGGTGGGTTCCGGTTCGTCCGCACTCGGCCTGGTGATGGAGGTCGACGCCTGCTCGGTCCGGTGGACCTCCGCCGGATGCGAGGGGACCACCACCCACCTGTTCGACGAGATGCCGGTACCGGTCGACGGTGTCGAGCGTGCTGTCCTGTCCATGCGCAGCACCGAGGCCTGGTGGGTGCGCTTCGACGTGCGGATGCCCGCCGGGGCCGCGGCCGCCGACGCCTCGGTCGCCCTGACGCTCATGGCCGACGGCATCGGTGACGACGTGTCCGTGTCGGCCTCGCCCATGACCACCCTCCCCCGCACCGGCGCGAACGTCGAGTTCGCGATCTGGGCGGCGGCCGGAGCCGTCATCCTCGGACTCGTCGGGGCCTGGACCGGCGCGCTGCGCCAACGTGCTCGACTCGCGAAGGCCGGTCGATGA
- a CDS encoding SipW-dependent-type signal peptide-containing protein gives MGRHSPALGRHHRTATPRRAGRYTRTRAALAAALVLGVGTSLTLAAWSDDEFGTATFAASTFAVESQTVTSTWAAHEAGNPATLAFNAVAMSPSLSQYATIDIRTTASTNIGGSVALTSTSAATGTLLPQLEYRVVVIPVATACNAGAFTSGTVPAYTTTLAVGTATPTASGALSAAAGSTVRFCFDVRVKANAPSSAQGGTASATWQFTSTSSS, from the coding sequence ATGGGACGCCACTCGCCCGCCCTCGGGCGGCACCATCGCACGGCGACACCTCGCCGGGCAGGTCGGTACACGCGCACGCGGGCCGCGCTGGCCGCAGCACTCGTCCTCGGCGTCGGCACCTCGCTGACCCTGGCGGCCTGGAGCGACGACGAGTTCGGAACGGCGACCTTCGCGGCGAGCACCTTCGCCGTGGAGTCGCAGACCGTGACGTCGACGTGGGCGGCGCACGAGGCGGGGAACCCGGCCACGCTGGCGTTCAACGCGGTCGCGATGTCGCCGTCGCTCTCGCAGTACGCGACCATCGACATCCGCACCACGGCGTCGACGAACATCGGCGGCTCAGTGGCACTCACCTCCACGTCGGCGGCGACCGGGACCCTGCTCCCGCAGCTCGAGTACCGCGTGGTCGTGATCCCCGTCGCCACCGCCTGCAATGCAGGGGCCTTCACCTCCGGGACCGTCCCCGCGTACACGACCACCCTCGCCGTCGGCACGGCCACGCCGACGGCGTCCGGGGCGTTGTCGGCCGCGGCCGGTTCCACGGTGCGGTTCTGCTTCGACGTGCGGGTCAAGGCGAACGCCCCGTCCTCCGCACAGGGCGGGACGGCGTCGGCGACGTGGCAGTTCACCAGCACCTCCAGTTCCTGA
- a CDS encoding SipW-dependent-type signal peptide-containing protein encodes MTIDTTTEAPAATGADTPARGLRSKRAKAILAGGLVLGVGAAITLAAWNDSEFATGLFAGGAFSIEGSTDGAAFTEHPTDDVAAPLTFAVEADNLAPEEPVYAGFAVQLTATSTYAATVDITASSAAPIASSLTYSVVATDTFGCDATSFAAGEALVTDAATTTSTAADIFTLGAATEPVFLCFEVTPAASLPQASPSGTVLWEFSAVSTTPLP; translated from the coding sequence ATGACCATCGACACCACCACCGAAGCCCCAGCGGCGACCGGCGCTGACACACCCGCACGCGGCCTCCGCAGCAAGCGTGCGAAAGCGATCCTCGCGGGCGGACTCGTCCTCGGTGTCGGTGCCGCGATCACCTTGGCCGCCTGGAACGACTCGGAGTTCGCGACCGGGCTCTTCGCCGGTGGTGCGTTCAGCATCGAGGGCAGCACCGACGGCGCCGCGTTCACGGAGCACCCGACCGACGACGTCGCCGCTCCACTCACCTTCGCCGTCGAGGCCGACAACCTGGCCCCGGAGGAGCCCGTCTACGCCGGCTTCGCCGTGCAGCTGACCGCCACGTCGACCTACGCGGCGACGGTGGACATCACCGCGTCCAGCGCCGCTCCGATCGCGTCCTCCCTCACCTACTCCGTCGTGGCGACCGACACCTTCGGGTGCGACGCGACGAGCTTCGCCGCGGGTGAAGCGCTCGTGACGGACGCCGCGACGACCACGAGCACGGCCGCCGACATCTTCACGCTCGGAGCGGCCACGGAACCCGTCTTCCTCTGCTTCGAGGTCACGCCCGCCGCGTCACTCCCCCAGGCCTCGCCGAGTGGCACCGTGCTCTGGGAGTTCTCGGCCGTCTCCACCACCCCGCTGCCGTAG